A genome region from Nitrosopumilus oxyclinae includes the following:
- a CDS encoding pyridoxal-phosphate-dependent aminotransferase family protein translates to MEYLSMLPGPTNVPNRVMRAMLAPIINHRSDDFVELYTDVVDKTQQVFETQNDIVALSASGTGAVEASVVNLVKKGDKIIIPVNGEFSRRLSELIEGQGGNVVKLQTPPGENATFDQVKEAFDNNKDVKAFYVVHNETSTGTMVNYLDKVSDLTSRNDAFYVVDSVSLLGGAPLPVDKWNIDVCMTGAQKAIAAPPGISPISVSAKAKKYMIENPPATMYFNLARYFKFYDGEKHTPFTPALPLLYAYREALSMILEEGLQNVFKRHKVCSDALYSGLSAMGLSPFAKEEDRSISIIALNYLDGLEDKTFRNTLADKFKVLVAGGFGDLKGKVFRVGCMGEVSPYHVMRTISAISATLTMMGYNVDAQAGFKIAEEKLKAL, encoded by the coding sequence ATGGAATATCTATCAATGCTTCCTGGTCCAACAAATGTACCTAATAGAGTAATGAGGGCAATGCTTGCACCTATCATCAATCACAGAAGTGATGATTTTGTAGAGTTGTACACTGATGTTGTTGATAAAACTCAACAAGTATTTGAAACACAAAATGATATTGTAGCTTTATCTGCATCTGGAACTGGGGCAGTTGAAGCAAGTGTTGTAAATTTAGTTAAAAAAGGTGACAAAATTATCATTCCTGTAAATGGAGAATTCAGTAGACGATTATCAGAATTAATTGAAGGTCAAGGAGGCAATGTTGTAAAACTTCAAACTCCACCAGGAGAAAATGCAACTTTTGATCAAGTTAAAGAAGCATTTGATAATAACAAGGATGTTAAAGCATTCTATGTTGTTCACAATGAAACTTCAACAGGAACAATGGTTAATTATCTTGATAAAGTATCTGATTTGACTTCAAGAAATGATGCATTCTATGTTGTAGATTCTGTTTCATTACTTGGCGGTGCTCCACTTCCAGTAGATAAATGGAATATTGATGTATGTATGACTGGTGCACAAAAAGCAATCGCTGCTCCTCCAGGAATTTCACCAATTTCTGTTAGTGCTAAAGCCAAAAAATACATGATTGAAAATCCACCCGCTACAATGTATTTCAATTTAGCAAGATACTTCAAATTTTATGATGGAGAAAAACACACTCCTTTCACACCAGCACTTCCATTACTTTATGCATACAGAGAAGCATTATCCATGATCTTAGAAGAAGGATTACAAAATGTCTTTAAACGTCATAAAGTTTGTTCAGATGCATTATACTCTGGTCTAAGTGCAATGGGATTATCTCCATTTGCAAAAGAAGAAGATCGTTCAATCTCAATTATTGCATTAAATTATTTGGATGGACTTGAAGACAAAACTTTCAGAAATACACTAGCTGACAAGTTCAAAGTACTAGTTGCAGGTGGGTTTGGTGATCTTAAAGGTAAAGTATTCAGAGTTGGATGTATGGGAGAAGTTAGTCCTTATCATGTAATGAGAACTATTTCTGCAATCTCAGCTACATTGACAATGATGGGATATAACGTTGATGCTCAAGCAGGTTTTAAAATAGCAGAAGAAAAATTAAAAGCTCTCTAA
- a CDS encoding nicotinamide-nucleotide adenylyltransferase, with product MDGLLIGRFQPFHLGHLEALQFALSKVDKLWIGLGSSNKPVEKNNPFTAEQRKEMILSSIDDSMKEKISIYFIPDVDNHVKWIEKIDTIVPKFDIIFSNDDLTKHLYSKRKIQVLSIPFLNRESLSGTNIRDLIIRDQKWDNLVPSGTRNFLERISAKEHLKNL from the coding sequence ATGGATGGTTTATTGATAGGAAGATTCCAACCTTTTCATCTGGGCCATCTTGAAGCATTACAATTTGCATTATCTAAAGTTGATAAATTATGGATAGGCTTGGGAAGCTCAAACAAACCTGTAGAAAAAAACAATCCATTTACTGCCGAACAACGAAAAGAAATGATTTTATCTTCTATTGATGATTCAATGAAAGAAAAAATTTCAATTTATTTTATTCCTGATGTTGATAATCATGTGAAATGGATTGAAAAAATAGATACTATTGTACCAAAATTTGATATAATTTTTTCAAATGATGATTTGACAAAGCATCTATATTCGAAAAGAAAGATTCAGGTTCTTTCGATTCCTTTTTTGAATAGGGAATCATTATCTGGAACCAATATTCGCGATCTTATAATTCGCGATCAAAAATGGGATAATCTAGTACCTTCTGGAACAAGAAATTTTTTGGAAAGAATTAGTGCTAAAGAACATTTGAAAAATCTCTAA
- the rtcA gene encoding RNA 3'-terminal phosphate cyclase, producing the protein MDFLKINGGHGEGGGQIIRSAIALSCITKQAIHLENIRKNRKISGLRPQHLTAIKILQKVANAKVIGAKIGSTEIKFIPGNIENLELVENVGTAGSIPLILQVLIPVVAISKKHLDLKIKGGTDVLWSPTIDYTQYVLQEAYSRMGINFSLELIKRGYYPKGGGEVKLQVTPSNVKATSFSKRKTNEVKLICSFSKSTNNKIKNKVNQIVKKLTEANHIVNVKIISEEALDSGASLLIYSIDHDSIMGIDALYNKKTDEFDLDLDNFIKNYSIDNNLADMLVVPASLSAGKTIFPVKEITKHLETNLFVTSKITGCKYGIGKTSNGFEVIIEGISNSSIKQ; encoded by the coding sequence ATGGATTTTCTAAAGATTAATGGAGGCCACGGCGAAGGTGGTGGACAAATTATTCGCTCAGCAATTGCACTATCATGTATTACAAAACAAGCAATACATTTAGAAAATATTAGAAAAAATAGAAAAATTTCTGGATTAAGGCCACAACATCTTACAGCAATCAAAATTCTTCAAAAAGTTGCAAATGCTAAAGTCATTGGAGCAAAAATAGGATCTACAGAAATAAAATTTATCCCAGGTAATATTGAAAATTTAGAATTAGTTGAAAACGTTGGAACAGCTGGAAGTATTCCATTAATTTTACAGGTTTTAATTCCGGTAGTTGCAATATCAAAAAAACATCTTGATTTAAAAATTAAAGGCGGTACTGATGTACTTTGGAGTCCAACTATTGATTATACTCAATACGTATTACAAGAAGCATATTCAAGAATGGGTATTAATTTTTCACTTGAATTAATCAAAAGGGGTTATTATCCTAAAGGCGGTGGAGAAGTAAAATTACAAGTAACCCCATCTAATGTAAAAGCAACATCATTTTCAAAAAGAAAAACAAATGAAGTTAAATTAATTTGTTCTTTTTCAAAATCTACAAACAACAAAATTAAAAATAAAGTAAATCAAATTGTAAAAAAATTAACTGAAGCAAACCATATTGTAAACGTAAAAATAATATCTGAAGAAGCACTAGATTCTGGTGCATCTTTGTTAATTTACAGTATTGATCATGATTCCATTATGGGGATTGATGCATTATATAATAAAAAAACAGATGAATTTGATTTAGACTTGGATAATTTTATTAAAAATTATTCTATTGATAATAATTTAGCAGACATGTTAGTCGTTCCTGCCAGTTTATCTGCTGGAAAAACAATTTTTCCTGTTAAAGAAATTACAAAACATTTAGAGACAAATTTGTTTGTAACATCAAAAATCACTGGTTGTAAATATGGTATTGGAAAAACAAGTAATGGTTTTGAAGTAATTATTGAGGGAATCTCAAACTCCAGCATCAAGCAATGA
- a CDS encoding CopD family protein yields the protein MTAIEQAIITWIHLIAASIWVGGSLFIGIVFSPLLKTMTSSIEERMQIMIRVGKRFNKVAVPSLIILMITGLYTSHALIGKPELLFSTSYGTFLIIKIILVIALIITYAVHVRVIRKDVEEKIMSNQMSEPEIQKLRKKIIILGEITVVLSIAILFFASLLDAGV from the coding sequence ATGACTGCAATAGAACAGGCAATAATCACTTGGATTCATCTAATAGCTGCGTCAATTTGGGTTGGTGGTTCTTTATTTATTGGAATTGTATTTTCTCCTCTTTTAAAAACAATGACTAGTTCTATTGAAGAACGAATGCAAATAATGATTCGTGTTGGTAAACGGTTTAACAAAGTTGCTGTTCCTTCATTGATAATTTTAATGATCACCGGTTTGTATACTTCACATGCATTAATTGGAAAACCTGAACTTCTTTTTTCAACAAGCTATGGGACTTTTCTAATTATTAAGATAATTCTTGTTATTGCATTAATTATTACATATGCTGTTCATGTTAGAGTAATTCGTAAAGATGTTGAGGAAAAAATTATGTCAAACCAGATGTCAGAACCTGAAATTCAAAAACTTAGAAAAAAAATTATCATACTTGGAGAGATAACTGTAGTATTGTCTATAGCAATTCTATTCTTTGCTTCATTGCTTGATGCTGGAGTTTGA
- the bluB gene encoding 5,6-dimethylbenzimidazole synthase, whose amino-acid sequence MTENFTDEEKQGFYKAIYSRRDVRSHFISKPIEDEVLSKILNAAHHAPSVGFSQPWNFILIKDQDTKKKIKESFEEEKNRSSQLVEEPKKSKYLSFKLEGILESPVNLCVTYDPTKFGPFVIGRSSIPEAGLYSVCCAIQNLWLSARTENIGLGWVSILSNDTLKETLDLPEHVIPIAYLCLGYVDEFAEKPDLETKGWLPRLELKDVVFFEKWNDKENKNWEKIQKMIKENLDYA is encoded by the coding sequence ATGACAGAAAATTTTACTGATGAAGAAAAACAGGGCTTCTACAAGGCAATTTATTCAAGAAGAGATGTAAGATCTCACTTTATCTCAAAGCCAATAGAAGATGAGGTTTTATCAAAAATTCTAAACGCAGCACATCACGCTCCTTCAGTAGGATTTTCTCAACCATGGAATTTTATTTTAATTAAAGATCAGGATACTAAAAAGAAAATAAAAGAATCTTTTGAGGAAGAGAAAAATCGATCATCACAATTGGTTGAAGAACCAAAAAAATCAAAATATCTTTCTTTCAAATTAGAAGGGATTTTGGAATCTCCTGTAAATCTATGTGTCACATACGATCCTACAAAGTTTGGGCCTTTTGTAATTGGTAGATCAAGTATTCCTGAAGCTGGACTTTACAGTGTATGTTGTGCTATTCAAAATTTATGGTTATCAGCTAGAACAGAAAATATAGGTCTTGGCTGGGTTAGCATTCTATCAAATGACACATTAAAAGAAACTTTAGATTTACCTGAGCATGTTATTCCTATTGCATACTTGTGTTTAGGATATGTTGATGAATTTGCTGAAAAACCAGATCTTGAAACTAAAGGTTGGTTACCAAGACTAGAATTGAAAGATGTTGTATTTTTTGAAAAATGGAATGATAAAGAAAATAAAAATTGGGAAAAAATTCAAAAAATGATTAAAGAAAATCTTGATTACGCTTAA
- a CDS encoding NADPH-dependent FMN reductase, with product MKVIVISGSPRKNANTQIIMKYVFEYAKTKNQDTKLINLSDGQIEYYRGPDIEYDETTKTAANDIMDADVWLIGSPIYNSFFSSALKNLFEYVNYKKTPGKVAGITILAAGNIGFVNVQALITQLMSYFRVITNPKAVFLTTESIKENLVDDDAKNRLRDMVDETLDIASKMHQK from the coding sequence ATGAAAGTTATTGTCATTTCTGGTAGTCCAAGAAAAAATGCAAATACGCAAATTATTATGAAATATGTTTTTGAATATGCCAAAACAAAAAATCAAGATACAAAATTAATTAATCTCTCTGATGGTCAGATTGAATACTATAGAGGACCAGACATAGAATATGATGAAACAACAAAAACTGCTGCAAATGACATCATGGATGCAGATGTATGGTTAATTGGTTCACCAATTTATAATTCATTTTTTAGTTCAGCACTGAAAAATCTTTTTGAATATGTAAATTATAAAAAGACTCCAGGAAAAGTGGCTGGAATTACAATTTTGGCTGCTGGGAACATTGGATTTGTCAACGTACAGGCATTAATCACACAATTGATGTCATATTTCAGAGTAATAACAAATCCAAAGGCTGTATTTTTAACTACAGAATCAATAAAAGAAAATTTAGTTGATGATGATGCAAAAAATAGACTACGAGATATGGTCGATGAGACTTTAGATATTGCATCAAAAATGCATCAAAAATAG